In the genome of Raphanus sativus cultivar WK10039 chromosome 4, ASM80110v3, whole genome shotgun sequence, one region contains:
- the LOC108849764 gene encoding phytolongin Phyl2.1, protein MITNPRLLFYSCIAKGTVILAEFSSKDEPEIESIALRCIESVPPHHSMISHTVRKRTYALIIDRPFTYLAILDEAVTKTESLWLFTRLKSAVEALVSDGSALNNNPTKHCLQSKLDPVFAEIATGGGNNNNKDLEPELGLVGSPREIKNPSLDSSKEQRSLKPLLAKPLMVLKKNKKRLQTEAKMDVGGGGGGVISSRGLPRNGLIHDHHHRQKAKQIWKKHVWVVLMFDVCICVVLFGIWLWVCQGFQCIQG, encoded by the coding sequence ATGATAACGAATCCACGTCTCTTGTTCTACTCTTGCATTGCAAAAGGAACAGTGATTCTCGCCGAGTTCTCTTCCAAGGATGAGCCAGAGATCGAATCTATAGCTTTGCGATGCATCGAGAGCGTGCCTCCCCATCACTCAATGATCTCTCACACTGTCCGAAAGAGGACATACGCTTTGATCATAGACCGTCCGTTTACCTATCTCGCCATTTTAGACGAGGCCGTGACGAAAACAGAGTCTCTCTGGCTCTTCACTCGGTTGAAATCAGCCGTGGAGGCTCTGGTTTCAGACGGATCTGCGTTGAACAACAACCCGACAAAGCACTGTCTCCAGTCGAAGCTCGATCCTGTTTTCGCTGAGATCGCTACTGGTGGTGGtaataacaacaacaaggaTCTGGAACCGGAGTTAGGCTTGGTTGGATCACCGAGGGAGATCAAGAATCCGAGTCTTGATTCATCGAAAGAACAACGCTCGTTGAAGCCGCTTCTTGCAAAGCCATTGATGGTgttgaagaagaacaagaagaggttGCAGACGGAGGCTAAGATGGAtgtgggaggaggaggagggggtGTGATTAGTAGCAGGGGGTTACCAAGAAACGGATTGATTCATGATCATCATCATAGACAAAAGGCCAAGCAGATCTGGAAGAAACATGTTTGGGTTGTCTTGATGTTCGATGTCTGTATCTGTGTTGTTCTGTTTGGAATCTGGCTTTGGGTATGTCAAGGGTTTCAATGCATCCAAGGGTAG